Proteins from a single region of Pseudomonas quebecensis:
- the dnaE gene encoding DNA polymerase III subunit alpha, whose translation MPASFVHLRLHTEYSLVDGLVRIKPLVKTLVGMNMPAVAVTDQNNMCSLVKFYKNAMGAGIKPICGADLWLSNKDPDNPLSRISLLAMNGVGYRNLTELISRGFIEGQRNGSIIIEREWVAEASEGLIMLSAAKEGEIGIALLGGNPQEAEVLAREWMQVFPDRFYLEVQRTNRPNDEEHLHAAVSLADKLGAPLVATNDVRFIKREDFEAHETRVCIGEGRALDDPRRSKNYSEEQYLKSAEEMAELFSDLPEALENSVEIAKRCNIEVKLGKHFLPNFPIPDGMTIDEYFRKVSFDGLEERLAVLLPKDTTEDYEAKRQVYVDRLNFELDIIIQMGFPGYFLIVMDFIQWAKNNGVPVGPGRGSGAGSLVAYVQKITDLDPLEYDLLFERFLNPERVSMPDFDVDFCMDGRDRVIEYVAEKYGRNAVSQIITFGSMAAKAVIRDVARVQGKSYGLADRLSKMIPFEVGMTLEKAYEQEEILRDFIKVDEEAAEIWEMARKLEGVVRNVGKHAGGVVIAPTKLTDFSPIYCDEEGDGLVTQFDKDDVEAAGLVKFDFLGLRTLTIIDWALKTINRDRAKVGEEPLDIAFIPLDDKPTYTLLQKAETTAVFQLESRGMKELIKKLKPDCLEDLIALVALFRPGPLQSGMVDDFINRKHGRAELAYPHSDYQYEGLKPVLAPTYGIILYQEQVMQIAQVMAGYTLGGADMLRRAMGKKKPEEMAKQRGGFIEGCATNNIDADLAGNIFDLVEKFAGYGFNKSHSAAYGLVSYQTAWLKAHYPAPFMAAVLSADMHNTDKVVTLIEEVRTMKLRLDAPDVNASEFKFTVNDEGRIIYGLGAIKGVGEGPVEAITEARQDGPFKDLFDFCARVDLKRINKRTLDGLIRSGALDRLGPYFHDEPKAYQANIDRNRAVLLAAMEEAIKAAEQTARTHDSGHADLFGGLFVEEDADVYANHRKAKELTLKERLKGEKDTLGLYLTGHPIDEYEGEIRRFARQRIIDLKPARDTQTVAGMIIALRVMKNKKGDKMGFITLDDRSGRIEASLFADAFHSAQSLLQTDAMVVVEGEVSNDDFSGGLRLRIKRVMSMEDARTNLAESLRLKVKTEALKGDQLRWLGDLLKRHRGACPVTMEYTGNDAKAMLQFGESWRIDPADGLIQALRDQFGRDNVFLQYR comes from the coding sequence ATGCCGGCTTCATTCGTTCACCTGCGCCTGCACACTGAGTATTCCCTGGTCGACGGCCTGGTACGGATCAAACCTCTGGTCAAAACCCTGGTGGGCATGAACATGCCTGCGGTTGCGGTGACTGATCAGAACAACATGTGTTCTCTGGTCAAGTTCTATAAGAATGCCATGGGCGCCGGCATCAAGCCGATCTGCGGCGCCGATCTTTGGCTGTCCAACAAAGACCCGGACAACCCCTTGAGCCGTATCAGCCTGCTGGCGATGAACGGCGTGGGCTATCGCAATCTGACCGAATTGATTTCCCGTGGTTTTATCGAGGGTCAGCGCAACGGCTCGATCATCATCGAGCGTGAATGGGTCGCCGAGGCCAGCGAAGGTCTGATCATGCTGTCCGCCGCCAAGGAGGGCGAGATCGGTATTGCGCTGCTGGGCGGCAACCCGCAGGAAGCCGAAGTGCTGGCTCGCGAGTGGATGCAGGTCTTTCCCGACCGTTTCTACCTGGAAGTGCAACGCACCAACCGTCCCAACGATGAAGAACACCTGCACGCCGCCGTGTCGCTGGCCGATAAGCTCGGCGCACCACTGGTGGCGACCAACGATGTGCGCTTTATCAAGCGAGAGGATTTCGAGGCCCACGAAACCCGCGTGTGCATCGGCGAAGGCCGGGCCCTGGACGATCCGCGCCGTTCGAAGAACTACAGCGAAGAGCAGTACCTTAAAAGTGCCGAAGAAATGGCCGAGCTGTTCAGCGACCTGCCCGAGGCCCTGGAAAACTCCGTCGAGATCGCCAAGCGCTGCAATATCGAGGTGAAACTGGGCAAGCACTTCCTGCCCAACTTCCCGATTCCCGATGGCATGACCATCGATGAGTATTTCCGCAAGGTGTCGTTCGATGGCCTCGAGGAGCGGCTGGCGGTCCTGCTGCCCAAGGACACCACCGAAGACTACGAAGCCAAGCGCCAGGTCTACGTCGACCGGCTGAATTTCGAGCTGGATATCATTATCCAGATGGGCTTTCCCGGCTACTTCCTGATCGTGATGGACTTTATCCAGTGGGCCAAGAACAACGGCGTGCCGGTTGGCCCGGGCCGAGGGTCAGGTGCTGGCTCGCTGGTGGCCTATGTGCAAAAGATCACCGACCTGGACCCGCTGGAATACGACCTGCTGTTCGAACGCTTCCTGAACCCGGAGCGGGTTTCCATGCCCGACTTCGACGTCGATTTTTGCATGGACGGTCGCGACCGCGTGATCGAATACGTGGCCGAGAAGTATGGCCGCAACGCCGTGAGCCAGATCATTACCTTCGGTTCCATGGCGGCCAAAGCGGTGATCCGCGACGTGGCGCGGGTGCAGGGCAAGTCCTACGGCCTGGCCGATCGCCTGTCGAAGATGATCCCGTTCGAAGTCGGCATGACGTTGGAAAAGGCTTACGAGCAGGAAGAAATCCTGCGCGATTTCATCAAGGTCGACGAAGAAGCCGCCGAAATCTGGGAGATGGCCCGCAAGCTTGAAGGTGTGGTGCGTAACGTCGGTAAGCACGCCGGCGGCGTGGTCATTGCGCCTACCAAGCTCACCGACTTTTCGCCGATCTATTGCGACGAAGAAGGCGACGGCCTGGTGACCCAGTTCGACAAGGATGACGTGGAGGCGGCCGGCCTGGTGAAGTTCGACTTCCTCGGCCTGCGCACCCTGACCATCATTGATTGGGCGCTCAAGACCATCAACCGCGACCGCGCCAAGGTGGGCGAGGAACCGCTGGATATCGCCTTTATTCCACTGGATGACAAGCCGACGTACACCCTGCTGCAAAAAGCCGAAACCACGGCGGTGTTCCAGCTCGAGTCGCGCGGGATGAAAGAGCTGATCAAAAAGCTCAAGCCCGACTGCCTGGAAGACTTGATCGCACTGGTGGCCCTGTTCCGTCCGGGGCCGCTGCAATCGGGCATGGTGGATGACTTCATCAACCGTAAGCACGGGCGTGCCGAGCTGGCGTACCCGCACTCCGATTACCAGTACGAAGGCCTCAAGCCGGTATTGGCGCCGACCTACGGCATCATCCTGTATCAGGAACAGGTGATGCAGATCGCTCAGGTGATGGCGGGTTACACCCTTGGCGGAGCGGATATGCTGCGTCGGGCCATGGGTAAAAAGAAACCAGAGGAAATGGCCAAGCAGCGGGGCGGTTTCATTGAAGGTTGCGCCACCAACAATATCGATGCCGACCTGGCGGGTAACATCTTCGACCTGGTGGAGAAGTTCGCCGGTTACGGCTTCAACAAATCCCACTCCGCCGCCTACGGTCTGGTGTCTTATCAAACCGCCTGGCTGAAAGCCCACTATCCGGCGCCGTTCATGGCCGCGGTATTGTCGGCGGATATGCACAACACCGACAAGGTCGTGACCTTGATCGAGGAAGTGCGCACCATGAAGCTGCGCCTCGACGCGCCGGACGTGAACGCCTCGGAGTTCAAGTTCACGGTGAACGACGAAGGTCGCATCATTTATGGCCTGGGCGCGATCAAGGGCGTGGGCGAAGGCCCGGTGGAAGCCATCACCGAAGCGCGTCAGGACGGGCCTTTCAAAGACCTGTTCGATTTCTGCGCGCGAGTCGACCTCAAACGCATCAACAAGCGCACCCTCGATGGCCTGATCCGCAGCGGCGCACTCGACCGTCTCGGCCCGTATTTCCACGATGAGCCCAAGGCTTACCAGGCCAATATCGACCGCAACCGCGCCGTGCTGCTGGCCGCGATGGAAGAGGCGATCAAGGCAGCGGAACAGACTGCCCGTACCCACGACAGTGGGCATGCCGACCTGTTCGGTGGCTTGTTCGTCGAAGAAGACGCGGATGTGTACGCCAACCACCGCAAGGCCAAGGAGTTAACGCTCAAGGAACGTCTCAAGGGCGAAAAAGATACCCTGGGGCTCTACCTTACCGGCCATCCGATTGACGAGTACGAAGGCGAAATCCGCCGTTTCGCTCGCCAGCGCATCATCGACCTGAAACCGGCGCGGGATACCCAGACCGTGGCCGGCATGATCATTGCGCTGCGGGTGATGAAGAACAAAAAGGGCGACAAGATGGGCTTCATTACTCTTGATGACCGTTCGGGGCGGATCGAAGCCTCGTTGTTTGCCGATGCGTTCCATTCTGCTCAGTCGCTGTTGCAGACCGACGCCATGGTGGTGGTGGAAGGGGAGGTCAGCAACGATGACTTCTCCGGCGGCCTGCGCCTGCGGATCAAGCGGGTGATGAGCATGGAGGATGCCCGCACCAACCTGGCCGAGAGCCTGCGCCTGAAGGTGAAAACCGAGGCCCTGAAAGGCGATCAGCTACGCTGGTTGGGTGATCTGCTCAAGCGTCACCGTGGCGCGTGCCCGGTGACCATGGAGTACACCGGTAACGATGCGAAGGCCATGCTTCAGTTCGGCGAAAGCTGGCGAATTGATCCCGCCGATGGCTTGATTCAAGCATTGCGTGACCAGTTCGGGCGAGACAACGTCTTCCTCCAATACCGTTGA
- the rnhB gene encoding ribonuclease HII has translation MSTQMGLDFSLVAQVHELVAGVDEVGRGPLCGAVVTAAVILDPNRPILGLNDSKKLTEARREKLFDEICEKALSWHIARAEVEEIDKLNILHATMLAMQRAVEGLHITPKMAMIDGNRCPKLGMPSEAVVKGDSKVPAIAAASILAKVSRDREMAAFELIYPGYGIGGHKGYPTPVHLEALARLGPTPIHRRSFAPVRQAYELRESFIEV, from the coding sequence GGTGGCCGGCGTCGACGAAGTCGGCCGCGGCCCGCTGTGCGGCGCAGTGGTCACGGCGGCGGTGATCCTGGATCCGAACCGTCCGATTCTGGGGTTGAACGATTCGAAAAAGCTCACTGAAGCCCGCCGTGAAAAGCTGTTCGACGAAATCTGTGAAAAAGCCTTGAGCTGGCATATTGCCCGGGCTGAAGTCGAAGAAATCGACAAGCTGAATATTCTGCACGCCACCATGCTGGCCATGCAGCGTGCCGTCGAAGGCCTGCACATCACCCCGAAAATGGCCATGATCGACGGCAACCGTTGCCCGAAACTGGGGATGCCGTCGGAAGCGGTGGTGAAGGGGGATAGCAAGGTGCCTGCAATTGCGGCGGCCTCGATCCTGGCCAAAGTCAGTCGTGATCGTGAAATGGCCGCGTTTGAATTGATCTACCCAGGCTACGGCATTGGTGGGCATAAAGGCTACCCTACGCCCGTTCATCTGGAAGCTCTGGCACGCCTGGGTCCCACGCCGATTCATCGGCGCTCGTTCGCCCCGGTACGCCAGGCCTACGAGCTGCGCGAGAGCTTCATCGAGGTTTAG